The Streptomyces sp. SS1-1 genome has a segment encoding these proteins:
- a CDS encoding carbohydrate ABC transporter permease: protein MSAPLKETPAASGTVPAQSSVRKSPPRPGDQRSEGVVLNVFSHGFLALWALLIVLPLLWLVLSSFKTDAQIGGSAFGWPQNWSLDVFSRAWEKGIGDYFLNTVIVLVFSVPLTMLFGSMAAYVLARYEFWGNRFLYFFFVAGAMFPVFLALVPLFFMVRRLDMLNTYQGLILVYVAYSMPFTVFFMHSFFRTLPTAVFEAAILDGASHSRTFFQVMLPMAKPGLLSVGIFNTLGQWNQFILPTVLMQPQSGDDPERYVLTQGLIQLQQQQGYASDLPVLFAGVTIAMIPMLVVYLSFQRQVQAGLTSATLK, encoded by the coding sequence ATGAGCGCACCCCTCAAGGAGACCCCCGCGGCGAGCGGCACGGTCCCGGCCCAGTCCTCGGTCCGCAAGAGCCCGCCCCGCCCCGGCGACCAGCGCAGCGAAGGCGTCGTACTGAACGTCTTCTCGCACGGCTTCCTCGCCCTGTGGGCGCTGCTGATCGTGCTGCCGCTGCTGTGGCTGGTGCTCAGCTCCTTCAAGACCGACGCCCAGATCGGCGGCTCGGCCTTCGGCTGGCCGCAGAACTGGTCGCTGGACGTCTTCTCCCGCGCCTGGGAGAAGGGCATCGGCGACTACTTCCTGAACACCGTCATCGTGCTGGTCTTCTCGGTGCCGCTGACGATGCTGTTCGGCTCGATGGCGGCGTACGTGCTGGCCCGCTACGAGTTCTGGGGCAACCGGTTCCTGTACTTCTTCTTCGTCGCGGGCGCCATGTTCCCGGTGTTCCTGGCGCTGGTGCCGCTGTTCTTCATGGTGCGGCGCCTGGACATGCTGAACACGTACCAGGGGCTGATCCTGGTGTACGTCGCCTACTCGATGCCGTTCACCGTGTTCTTCATGCACTCCTTCTTCCGGACGCTGCCCACGGCCGTCTTCGAGGCGGCGATCCTGGACGGGGCCTCGCACAGCCGGACCTTCTTCCAGGTGATGCTGCCGATGGCGAAGCCGGGTCTGCTGAGCGTCGGCATCTTCAACACGCTGGGCCAGTGGAACCAGTTCATCCTGCCGACGGTCCTCATGCAGCCGCAGAGCGGCGACGATCCCGAGCGCTACGTCCTCACCCAGGGGCTCATCCAGCTCCAGCAGCAGCAGGGCTACGCCTCCGACCTCCCGGTCCTCTTCGCCGGCGTGACCATCGCGATGATCCCGATGCTGGTCGTGTACCTGTCCTTCCAGCGGCAGGTCCAGGCGGGTCTCACGTCCGCGACTCTGAAATGA
- a CDS encoding ROK family transcriptional regulator produces METPGSQSSLHRANLERVVRAVRLAGSLTQAEIARTTGLSAATVSNIVRELKDGGTVEVTPTSAGGRRARSVSLSGDAGIVIGVDFGHAHLRVAVGNLAHQVLAEESEPLDVDASSAQGFDRAEELVNRLIAATGVDRSKVAGVGLGVPGPIDVESGTLGSTAILPGWTGTKPAEELRERLGVPVHVDNDANLGALGELVWGSGRGVRDLAYIKVASGVGAGLVIDGKIYRGPGGTAGEIGHITLDESGPVCRCGNRGCLETFAAARYVLPLLQGSHGTDLTMEGVVRLARDGDPGCRRVVADVGRHIGSGVAQLCNLLNPSRVVLGGDLAEAGELVLGPIRESVGRYAIPSAARQLSVLPGALGGRAEVLGALALALSEMGDSTLLDSTLHAAAPVFT; encoded by the coding sequence GTGGAGACTCCGGGGTCGCAGTCGTCGCTGCACCGAGCCAACCTGGAACGGGTGGTCCGGGCCGTTCGGCTGGCCGGATCACTCACCCAGGCCGAGATCGCGAGGACCACGGGTCTGTCCGCGGCGACGGTCTCCAATATCGTCCGGGAGCTCAAGGACGGCGGAACGGTCGAGGTCACGCCCACGTCGGCGGGCGGGCGCCGGGCCCGCAGCGTCTCCCTGAGCGGGGACGCCGGCATCGTCATCGGCGTCGACTTCGGCCACGCGCACCTGCGGGTGGCGGTGGGCAACCTCGCCCACCAGGTGCTGGCCGAGGAGTCCGAGCCGCTGGACGTGGACGCCTCCTCCGCCCAGGGCTTCGACCGCGCGGAAGAGCTGGTCAACCGGCTGATCGCGGCGACCGGCGTCGATCGTTCCAAGGTCGCCGGGGTGGGCCTCGGCGTGCCCGGCCCGATCGACGTCGAGTCCGGCACCCTGGGCTCGACGGCCATCCTGCCGGGCTGGACCGGCACCAAACCCGCCGAGGAGCTGCGCGAGCGGCTCGGCGTGCCCGTGCACGTCGACAACGACGCCAACCTGGGCGCCCTGGGCGAGCTGGTCTGGGGCAGCGGGCGCGGGGTGCGGGACCTGGCGTACATCAAGGTCGCCAGCGGCGTCGGGGCCGGCCTGGTCATCGACGGCAAGATCTACCGGGGGCCCGGCGGCACCGCGGGGGAGATCGGGCACATCACCCTGGACGAGTCCGGCCCGGTGTGCCGCTGCGGCAACCGCGGCTGCCTGGAGACCTTCGCGGCGGCGCGCTACGTGCTGCCGCTGCTGCAGGGCAGTCACGGCACGGATCTGACCATGGAGGGCGTCGTACGCCTGGCCAGGGACGGGGATCCGGGCTGCCGCCGTGTCGTCGCCGACGTCGGCCGGCACATCGGCAGCGGCGTCGCCCAGCTCTGCAACCTCCTGAACCCGAGCCGGGTGGTCCTCGGGGGCGATCTCGCGGAGGCCGGTGAGCTGGTCCTGGGGCCCATCAGGGAGTCCGTGGGGCGCTATGCCATCCCCAGTGCCGCCCGCCAACTGAGCGTGCTTCCTGGGGCCCTTGGAGGCCGTGCCGAGGTGCTCGGCGCCCTCGCTCTCGCGCTCAGCGAGATGGGCGATTCGACCCTTTTGGACAGCACTCTGCACGCGGCTGCCCCCGTCTTCACTTAG
- a CDS encoding sugar ABC transporter substrate-binding protein, with protein MRRAAVAIAAGAMAVSLAACGSAEEAGGGKDTASSAKKGDDIKVGLLLPENQTARYEKFDRPLIEQKIKELTNGKAKVDYNNAKQDANLQAQQVDTMITNKVDVLILDAVDAKAIKNSVQKAVDAGIKVVAYDRLAEGPISAYTSFDNVEVGKTQGAALLEALGDKAKDGQIVMMNGSVTDPNAAMFKKGAHEALDGKVKVGKEYDTKEWKPENANANMEAAISALGKKKIVGVYSANDGMAGGIITALKAAGIDVPVTGQDAELAAVQRIIAGEQFMSVYKPYAPEAGAAAEMAVALAQGKSLDSIAKDKVDSDSQKAVPSVLVPVTSLTKANVNDTVIKDGVYTADEICTGKFKAACTELKIG; from the coding sequence ATGCGTCGCGCCGCTGTTGCCATCGCCGCTGGTGCGATGGCCGTCTCGCTGGCTGCCTGTGGCAGCGCCGAGGAGGCCGGCGGCGGCAAGGACACCGCCTCGTCCGCCAAGAAGGGCGACGACATCAAGGTCGGTCTGCTGCTCCCCGAGAACCAGACCGCTCGTTACGAGAAGTTCGACCGCCCGCTGATCGAGCAGAAGATCAAGGAGCTGACGAACGGCAAGGCCAAGGTCGACTACAACAACGCCAAGCAGGACGCGAACCTGCAGGCGCAGCAGGTCGACACCATGATCACCAACAAGGTGGACGTCCTCATCCTGGACGCCGTCGACGCCAAGGCGATCAAGAACTCGGTCCAGAAGGCCGTGGACGCCGGCATCAAGGTCGTCGCGTACGACCGCCTGGCCGAGGGCCCGATCAGCGCCTACACCTCGTTCGACAACGTCGAGGTCGGCAAGACCCAGGGCGCGGCCCTCCTCGAGGCCCTTGGCGACAAGGCCAAGGACGGCCAGATCGTCATGATGAACGGCTCCGTCACCGACCCGAACGCCGCCATGTTCAAGAAGGGCGCCCACGAGGCCCTGGACGGCAAGGTCAAGGTCGGCAAGGAGTACGACACCAAGGAGTGGAAGCCGGAGAACGCCAACGCCAACATGGAGGCGGCGATCTCGGCCCTCGGCAAGAAGAAGATCGTCGGCGTCTACTCCGCCAACGACGGCATGGCGGGCGGCATCATCACCGCCCTGAAGGCCGCCGGCATCGACGTCCCGGTCACCGGCCAGGACGCCGAACTCGCCGCCGTGCAGCGCATCATCGCCGGTGAGCAGTTCATGAGCGTCTACAAGCCGTACGCCCCCGAGGCCGGCGCCGCCGCCGAGATGGCCGTCGCGCTCGCCCAGGGCAAGTCGCTCGACTCCATCGCCAAGGACAAGGTCGACAGCGACAGCCAGAAGGCCGTCCCGTCCGTCCTCGTCCCGGTCACCTCGCTGACGAAGGCCAACGTCAACGACACCGTCATCAAGGACGGCGTCTACACCGCCGACGAGATCTGCACCGGCAAGTTCAAGGCCGCCTGCACCGAGCTCAAGATCGGCTAG
- a CDS encoding ATP-binding cassette domain-containing protein codes for MVHVSATPVLALRGVSKRFGAVQALTDVELEVHAGEVVALVGDNGAGKSTLVKTIAGVHPIDEGVIEWEGKAVSINRPHDAQALGIATVYQDLALCDNIDVVGNLFLGRELKKRGILDEVEMERRSRELLQTLSIRIPSVRIPIASLSGGQRQTVAIARSMLGEPKLVILDEPTAALGVEQTAQVLDLVERLRERGHAVILISHNMADVKAVADKVAVLRLGQNNGVFEVKTTSQEEIISAITGATDNAVTRRAARTNGEVSK; via the coding sequence ATGGTTCACGTGTCCGCTACGCCCGTGCTGGCGTTGCGCGGGGTCTCCAAGCGGTTCGGTGCCGTTCAGGCGCTCACCGACGTAGAGCTTGAGGTCCACGCCGGTGAAGTGGTCGCCCTGGTGGGCGACAACGGCGCCGGAAAGTCCACGCTGGTCAAGACGATCGCCGGCGTGCACCCCATCGATGAAGGCGTCATCGAATGGGAAGGCAAGGCCGTGTCGATCAACCGGCCGCACGACGCCCAGGCCCTCGGCATCGCGACGGTGTACCAGGACCTCGCGCTGTGCGACAACATCGACGTCGTAGGCAACCTCTTCCTGGGCCGCGAGCTGAAGAAGCGCGGCATCCTCGACGAGGTCGAGATGGAGCGCCGCTCCCGCGAGCTGCTCCAGACCCTCTCGATCCGCATCCCCAGCGTGCGCATCCCGATCGCCTCGCTCTCCGGCGGTCAGCGCCAGACCGTGGCCATCGCCCGCTCCATGCTCGGCGAGCCCAAGCTGGTCATCCTCGACGAGCCCACCGCGGCCCTCGGTGTCGAGCAGACCGCCCAGGTCCTCGACCTGGTCGAGCGGCTCCGCGAGCGCGGCCACGCCGTCATCCTCATCAGCCACAACATGGCCGATGTCAAGGCCGTCGCGGACAAGGTCGCCGTGCTGCGGCTCGGTCAGAACAACGGCGTCTTCGAGGTCAAGACGACCTCGCAGGAGGAGATCATCTCCGCCATCACCGGCGCCACCGACAACGCCGTGACCCGCCGTGCGGCGCGCACCAACGGGGAGGTTTCCAAGTGA
- a CDS encoding sugar ABC transporter permease: MSTDKTSTAATDEHEVVNPEAAAAAVTAVDPRLLVQEQGLAGYIGEFRRKIKAGELGSLPVILGLVAICVIFQSLNSAFLSAQNINDITVTMVGTGMISVGIVFVLLLGEIDLSVGSVSGASSAIAAVLAVNQGWPEWAAVLFAIACGAAIGALHGFFFAVLGAPAFAVTLAGLLFWLGFMLQTLGENGTINLDSDGLIGKLTTYFFSDVAAAYGLAAVVTALFFLSSFLGNRRREAAGIPFRPLSDTILRTALLGIVSFAAAIMYNQYKGLPLATVIFLVFLVGTDFLLRRTSYGRKVFALGGSVEASRRAGINVTAVRISVFAISGGFAAIGGLFLASKIASANQSAGTGDLLMNAIAAAVIGGTSLFGGRGRTWNALLGVLVIVSIQYGLQLESIAEPVKYMITAGVLLTTVVIDSITRKTQKTAGRA; the protein is encoded by the coding sequence GTGAGCACCGACAAGACCTCCACCGCTGCCACCGACGAGCACGAGGTCGTCAACCCCGAGGCCGCCGCTGCCGCGGTGACCGCGGTCGACCCCCGCCTGCTCGTCCAGGAGCAGGGCCTCGCCGGCTACATCGGCGAGTTCCGGCGCAAGATAAAGGCCGGTGAGCTCGGCTCCCTGCCGGTCATCCTCGGCCTGGTCGCCATCTGCGTCATCTTCCAGAGCCTGAACTCCGCGTTCCTGTCCGCGCAGAACATCAACGACATCACCGTCACGATGGTCGGCACCGGCATGATCTCGGTCGGCATCGTCTTCGTGCTGCTGCTCGGTGAGATCGACCTGTCCGTCGGCTCCGTCAGCGGTGCCTCCAGCGCCATCGCCGCCGTCCTCGCGGTGAACCAGGGCTGGCCCGAGTGGGCGGCCGTGCTCTTCGCGATCGCGTGCGGTGCCGCCATCGGCGCCCTGCACGGCTTCTTCTTCGCGGTGCTGGGCGCCCCCGCCTTCGCCGTGACCCTGGCCGGTCTGCTCTTCTGGCTCGGCTTCATGCTCCAGACGCTGGGCGAGAACGGCACGATCAACCTCGACAGCGACGGCCTGATCGGCAAGCTCACCACGTACTTCTTCTCGGACGTGGCGGCCGCCTACGGTCTGGCGGCGGTCGTGACGGCGCTGTTCTTCCTCAGCTCCTTCCTCGGCAACCGCCGCCGCGAGGCCGCGGGCATCCCGTTCCGCCCGCTGAGCGACACGATCCTGCGGACCGCCCTGCTGGGCATCGTCTCCTTCGCCGCGGCGATCATGTACAACCAGTACAAGGGCCTGCCGCTGGCCACGGTCATCTTCCTGGTGTTCCTGGTCGGCACGGACTTCCTGCTCCGCCGCACCTCGTACGGCCGCAAGGTGTTCGCCCTCGGTGGCAGCGTCGAGGCGTCCCGCCGTGCCGGTATCAACGTCACCGCGGTGCGTATCTCGGTGTTCGCGATCTCCGGTGGCTTCGCGGCGATCGGCGGCCTCTTCCTGGCCTCCAAGATCGCCTCCGCCAACCAGAGCGCCGGTACCGGTGACCTGCTGATGAACGCCATCGCGGCGGCCGTCATCGGTGGCACGTCCCTCTTCGGTGGCCGTGGCCGCACCTGGAACGCCCTCCTGGGTGTCCTGGTCATCGTCTCGATCCAGTACGGCCTCCAGCTGGAGTCCATCGCCGAGCCGGTGAAGTACATGATCACCGCCGGCGTTCTGCTCACCACGGTCGTGATCGACTCGATCACCCGCAAGACGCAGAAGACCGCGGGTCGCGCGTAG
- the dxs gene encoding 1-deoxy-D-xylulose-5-phosphate synthase encodes MPLLTRITGPRDLDRLTPEQLVQLAEEIRTFLVEAVSKTGGHLGPNLGVVELTIALHRVFESPKDKVLWDTGHQSYVHKLLTGRQDFSRLKMKGGLSGYPSQAESEHDVIENSHASTVLGWADGLAKANQLRKRDDHVVAVIGDGALTGGMAWEALNNIAEAKDRPLVIVVNDNERSYAPTIGGLANHLATLRTTDGYERFLTRTKEILDRTPVVGRPLYETLHGAKKGLKDFIAPQGMFEDLGLKYVGPIDGHDIEALESALARAKRFGGPVIVHCLTEKGRGYQPALQDEADRFHAVGKIHPDTGLPIASSGADWTSVFGEEMVKLGEERDDIVAITAAMLQPVGLDKFAKRFPERVYDVGIAEQHGAVSAAGLATGGVHPVFAVYATFLNRAFDQVLMDVALHRCGVTFVLDRAGVTGTDGASHNGMWDMSILQVVPGLRLAAPRDADQVRAQLREAVQVEDAPTVVRFSKGAVGPAVPAVGRVGGMDVLREPGTDRPDVLLVSVGALAPMCLEIAGLLDRQGISTTVVDPRWVKPVDEAMAPLAERHRVVVTVEDNSRVGGVGSAVAQALRDAGVDVPLRDFGIPPRFLDHASRAEVMAEIGLTAPDIARQVTGLVSKLDGRFDRAAAEADAVEPARD; translated from the coding sequence GTGCCGCTGCTGACCCGCATCACGGGACCGCGCGATCTGGACCGGCTCACCCCTGAGCAGCTGGTCCAGCTGGCAGAGGAGATCCGGACCTTCCTCGTCGAGGCCGTTTCCAAGACCGGCGGCCACCTCGGCCCCAACCTCGGCGTGGTCGAGCTGACCATCGCCCTGCACCGGGTGTTCGAGTCGCCGAAGGACAAGGTCCTCTGGGACACCGGCCACCAGTCCTACGTGCACAAGCTGCTCACCGGCCGCCAGGACTTCAGCCGGCTGAAGATGAAGGGCGGCCTGTCCGGCTACCCCTCGCAGGCCGAGTCCGAGCACGACGTCATCGAGAACTCGCACGCCTCGACCGTCCTCGGCTGGGCCGACGGCCTCGCCAAGGCCAACCAGCTCAGGAAGCGCGACGACCACGTCGTCGCCGTCATCGGCGACGGCGCCCTGACCGGCGGCATGGCCTGGGAGGCGCTGAACAACATCGCCGAGGCCAAGGACCGCCCCCTCGTCATCGTCGTCAACGACAACGAGCGCTCCTACGCGCCCACCATCGGCGGCCTCGCCAACCACCTCGCGACGCTGCGCACCACCGACGGCTACGAGCGCTTCCTGACCCGCACCAAGGAGATCCTCGACCGCACCCCGGTCGTCGGCAGGCCGCTCTACGAGACCCTGCACGGCGCCAAGAAGGGCCTGAAGGACTTCATCGCCCCGCAGGGCATGTTCGAGGACCTCGGCCTGAAGTACGTCGGCCCGATCGACGGCCATGACATCGAGGCCCTGGAGTCCGCCCTCGCCCGCGCCAAGCGCTTCGGCGGCCCGGTCATCGTGCACTGCCTCACCGAGAAGGGCCGCGGCTACCAGCCCGCCCTCCAGGACGAGGCCGACCGCTTCCACGCCGTCGGCAAGATCCACCCCGACACCGGACTGCCGATCGCCTCCTCCGGCGCCGACTGGACGTCCGTCTTCGGCGAGGAGATGGTGAAGCTCGGCGAGGAGCGCGACGACATCGTCGCCATCACCGCCGCCATGCTCCAGCCGGTCGGCCTGGACAAGTTCGCCAAGAGGTTCCCCGAACGGGTCTACGACGTCGGCATCGCCGAGCAGCACGGCGCGGTCTCCGCGGCCGGCCTCGCCACCGGCGGGGTGCACCCGGTCTTCGCCGTCTACGCCACCTTCCTCAACCGCGCCTTCGACCAGGTCCTCATGGACGTCGCCCTGCACAGGTGCGGGGTCACCTTCGTGCTCGACCGGGCCGGCGTCACCGGCACCGACGGCGCCTCCCACAACGGCATGTGGGACATGTCGATTCTCCAGGTCGTCCCGGGCCTGAGGCTCGCCGCCCCGCGCGACGCCGACCAGGTGCGCGCACAGTTGCGCGAGGCCGTCCAGGTCGAGGACGCCCCGACCGTCGTCCGCTTCTCCAAGGGCGCCGTCGGCCCCGCCGTGCCCGCCGTCGGGCGCGTCGGCGGCATGGACGTGCTGCGTGAGCCCGGCACCGACCGCCCGGACGTCCTGCTGGTCTCCGTGGGCGCCCTCGCGCCGATGTGCCTGGAGATCGCCGGCCTGCTCGACAGGCAGGGCATCTCCACCACCGTCGTCGACCCGCGCTGGGTCAAGCCCGTCGACGAGGCCATGGCCCCGCTCGCCGAGCGGCACCGCGTGGTCGTCACCGTCGAGGACAACAGCCGCGTCGGCGGGGTCGGCTCGGCCGTCGCCCAGGCCCTGCGGGACGCGGGCGTCGACGTCCCGCTGCGCGACTTCGGCATCCCGCCGCGCTTCCTCGACCACGCCTCGCGCGCCGAGGTCATGGCGGAGATCGGGCTGACCGCCCCCGACATCGCCCGCCAGGTCACCGGTCTGGTCTCCAAGCTCGACGGCCGGTTCGACCGCGCCGCGGCCGAGGCCGACGCCGTGGAGCCCGCGCGCGACTGA
- a CDS encoding amino acid permease, translating to MSSTLFRTKRVEQSIRDTEEPEHALKKSLSALDLTVFGVGVIIGTGIFVLTGTVAKDNAGPAVALAFVVAGIVCALAALCYAEFASTLPVAGSAYTFSYASLGELPAWIIGWDLVLEFALGTAVVAVGWSGYIQSLMDNAGWEMPAALASREGADGFGFDILAAALVLVLTFVLVLGMKLSARITSLVVAIKLAVVLTVIIAGAFLINSDNYDPFIPKSQTVEAEGSLQAPLIQLMFGWAPSNFGVMGIFTAASVVFFAFIGFDVVATAAEETKNPQRDMPRGILGSLVICTTLYVLVSIVVTGMQHYTKLSVDAPLADAFKDTGHPWYAGFISFGAAVGLTTVCMILLLGQTRVFFAMSRDGLLPRFFSHVHPRFKTPHRPTILLGVLIAILAGFTPLTELAALVNIGTLFAFVVVAIGVIILRKTRPDLPRSFRTPWVPVLPIVSVCASLWLMINLPSETWVRFAIWMVVGFAVYFLYGRTHSRLARGEEEPAEVK from the coding sequence GTGAGCAGCACACTCTTCCGGACGAAGAGAGTCGAGCAGTCCATCCGCGACACCGAGGAACCCGAGCACGCGCTCAAGAAGTCCTTGTCCGCGCTGGACCTGACCGTCTTCGGTGTCGGCGTCATCATCGGTACGGGCATCTTCGTGCTCACCGGCACCGTCGCCAAGGACAACGCCGGACCCGCGGTGGCCCTGGCGTTCGTCGTCGCCGGCATCGTCTGCGCGCTGGCCGCCCTGTGCTACGCCGAGTTCGCGTCCACGCTCCCCGTCGCCGGTTCGGCGTACACCTTCTCGTACGCCTCGCTGGGGGAGTTGCCCGCCTGGATCATCGGCTGGGACCTGGTCCTGGAGTTCGCGCTGGGCACGGCGGTGGTGGCCGTCGGCTGGTCGGGCTACATCCAGTCCCTGATGGACAACGCGGGCTGGGAGATGCCGGCGGCGCTCGCCAGCCGGGAGGGCGCCGACGGCTTCGGCTTCGACATCCTGGCGGCCGCGCTCGTCCTCGTCCTGACCTTCGTCCTCGTCCTCGGCATGAAGCTGTCGGCGCGGATCACGTCCCTGGTCGTGGCCATCAAGCTGGCCGTCGTCCTGACGGTGATCATCGCGGGCGCGTTCCTGATCAACTCCGACAACTACGACCCGTTCATCCCGAAGAGCCAGACCGTGGAGGCCGAGGGCAGTCTCCAGGCACCACTCATCCAGCTCATGTTCGGCTGGGCGCCGTCCAACTTCGGCGTCATGGGCATCTTCACCGCGGCCTCCGTCGTCTTCTTCGCCTTCATCGGCTTCGACGTCGTCGCCACGGCCGCCGAGGAGACCAAGAACCCTCAGCGTGACATGCCGCGCGGCATCCTCGGCTCCCTCGTCATCTGCACCACCCTGTACGTCCTCGTGTCGATCGTCGTCACCGGCATGCAGCACTACACCAAGCTCTCCGTGGACGCGCCGCTCGCCGACGCGTTCAAGGACACCGGGCACCCCTGGTACGCGGGCTTCATCAGCTTCGGCGCCGCGGTCGGCCTGACGACGGTCTGCATGATCCTGCTGCTCGGCCAGACCCGGGTCTTCTTCGCCATGAGCCGCGACGGACTGCTGCCCCGGTTCTTCTCGCACGTCCACCCGCGCTTCAAGACCCCGCACCGCCCGACGATCCTGCTGGGCGTGCTCATCGCGATCCTCGCGGGCTTCACGCCGCTGACGGAACTGGCCGCGCTGGTGAACATCGGCACGCTGTTCGCCTTCGTCGTCGTGGCCATCGGCGTGATCATCCTCCGCAAGACCCGCCCCGACCTGCCCCGGTCCTTCCGCACCCCCTGGGTGCCGGTCCTGCCGATCGTGTCGGTGTGCGCCTCGCTGTGGCTGATGATCAACCTGCCCTCCGAGACCTGGGTCCGGTTCGCCATCTGGATGGTCGTCGGCTTCGCCGTGTACTTCCTCTACGGCCGAACCCACAGCCGTCTCGCCCGCGGCGAGGAGGAACCCGCGGAGGTGAAGTAG
- a CDS encoding NTP pyrophosphohydrolase, which translates to MDEDAPLLVIVDAANVVGSVPDGWWRDRRGAAERLRDRLAADGVPGHAGPVEIVLVVEGAARGVESVPGVRVESAPGSGDDHIVALVEQVAGRPVLVVTADRELRQRVRRLGADVTGPRTVLP; encoded by the coding sequence ATGGACGAAGACGCTCCCCTGCTCGTGATCGTCGATGCCGCGAACGTCGTCGGGTCGGTGCCCGACGGCTGGTGGCGGGACCGCCGCGGTGCCGCGGAACGCCTGCGGGACCGGCTGGCGGCGGACGGCGTGCCGGGGCACGCCGGGCCGGTGGAGATCGTGCTGGTGGTGGAGGGGGCCGCCCGGGGCGTGGAGAGCGTCCCGGGGGTACGGGTGGAGTCCGCCCCCGGCAGCGGCGACGACCACATCGTCGCGCTGGTGGAGCAGGTGGCCGGACGGCCCGTGCTGGTCGTGACCGCCGACCGGGAACTGCGGCAGCGGGTGCGGAGGTTGGGCGCCGACGTGACGGGGCCGCGTACGGTGTTGCCGTAA
- a CDS encoding NAD(P)-dependent oxidoreductase, with product MTDKFTVSVLGTGIMGAAMARNLVKAGHTVRVWNRTRAKAEPLAADGALVTGTPAEAVQDADVVLTMLYDGPATLEVMREAAPALRTGAVWVQSTTAGLEGIAELAGFAREHGLVFYDAPVLGTRQPAEAGTLTVLAAGPNDSRPVVQPVFDAVGSRTVWTGEDGAAGTATRLKLVANSWVLAVTNAAGEVLALAEALGVDPQRFFEVIDGGPLDMGYLRAKAGLVLDGNLSPAAFAVRTAAKDARLIVEAGEHHGARLDVAAASAERFARAEAQGHGDEDMAAAYFASFPGEEGE from the coding sequence ATGACCGACAAGTTCACCGTGAGCGTCCTGGGCACCGGGATCATGGGGGCCGCCATGGCCCGCAATCTCGTCAAGGCCGGGCACACCGTGCGCGTCTGGAACCGTACCCGGGCCAAGGCCGAGCCGCTGGCCGCCGACGGGGCCCTGGTGACCGGGACGCCCGCCGAGGCGGTCCAGGACGCCGATGTCGTCCTCACCATGCTGTACGACGGTCCCGCGACGCTGGAGGTCATGCGGGAGGCGGCGCCGGCCCTGCGCACGGGGGCGGTGTGGGTGCAGTCGACGACCGCCGGTCTGGAGGGGATCGCCGAGCTGGCCGGCTTCGCCCGCGAGCACGGCCTCGTCTTCTACGACGCCCCGGTGCTCGGCACCCGGCAGCCCGCCGAGGCGGGCACGCTCACCGTGCTGGCGGCGGGCCCGAACGACAGCCGGCCGGTGGTGCAGCCCGTGTTCGACGCCGTGGGGTCCAGGACGGTGTGGACCGGGGAGGACGGCGCGGCGGGCACCGCGACCCGGCTGAAGCTGGTCGCCAACAGCTGGGTGCTGGCGGTGACGAACGCCGCCGGGGAGGTGCTGGCGCTGGCCGAGGCCCTCGGGGTGGACCCGCAGCGGTTCTTCGAGGTGATCGACGGCGGCCCGCTCGACATGGGGTACCTGCGCGCGAAGGCGGGGCTGGTGCTGGACGGCAACCTGTCCCCGGCCGCCTTCGCGGTCCGTACGGCGGCGAAGGACGCGCGGCTCATCGTGGAGGCGGGCGAGCACCACGGCGCCCGGCTGGACGTGGCCGCGGCGAGCGCGGAACGGTTCGCCCGGGCGGAGGCGCAGGGGCACGGGGACGAGGACATGGCGGCGGCGTACTTCGCGAGCTTCCCGGGCGAGGAGGGCGAGTAG